The following DNA comes from Paracoccus methylovorus.
ATCTTCGGATCCTGCCAGCATGAAGGTATTGGTCATGCGCGGCATGGGTGCATGGGCGTGGCTTTGCCTGCGCCCGTTGCCGGTGGGCGTCACGCCCATCAGACGGGCGTTTTGCCGGTCTTGCATGTAGCCGACCAGAATACCATCCTCGATCAAGGTGTTACGAGCTGGGGGCGTGCCTTCGTCATCGACCGAGATCGAGCCGCGCCGGTCGGGAATCGTGCCGTCATCGACGACGGTCACACCCGGCGCCGCGACACGCTGGCCCAGCAGGCCGGCAAAGGCGGAATGGCCCTTGCGGTTGAAATCACCTTCCAGGCCGTGACCGACGGCCTCGTGCAGCAGGATACCGGGCCAGCCGGGACCCAGCACGACATCCATCACTCCGGCAGGCGCGGGAACCGACCGCAGGTTGACCAGCGCAATGCGTAGTGCCTCGCGCACCAGTCCCTGCCAATGTTCGGGCGCGACCAGCCCGGCAAGGCCGATACGTCCGCCACCGCCTGCGGTTCCCGACTCGCGCCGGGTGTTGGATTCGACGATGACCGAGATGTTTATCCGAGCCATGGGCCGGAAATCGGTGGCAAGCCCGCCCTCGGCCCGCAAAATCGCCACCTCTTGCACCGAAGTGGCGATGCTGGCCGAGACCTGCACCACCCGTGGATCCAACCCGCGCGCAAAAGCGTCGATTTCACGCAACACCGCGATGCGGGCTGCGAAGGGAACCTCCTCGGCCGGGTCGATGGCGGCGTAAAGCGCCCGGATGTCGCCTTGGGGGGGCAGAGCAAGCGTGCCGCCGCCCGCACCGACAGCCAGTCGCACGGTTTCGGCAGCCTTGGCCAGCGACGCCTCGTCGATCTCGGTCGAGTGGGCATAGCCCGTCACTTCGCCCCGCACCGCGCGCAGGCCGAAGCCTTGTTCGGCATCATAGCTTGCCGTGCGCAGCCGGCCGTCGTCGAAGACCAACGCCTCGGAGCGGGAGCGTTCCAGAAAAAGCTCGCCATCATCCGCGCCGGTCAGCGCGTCGCGCAGGATGCGCAGCGCGCGGTCCTGATCTAGATGCGTCCGAAAGGGCGAAAACGAAGCGTCTGTCATGGAGCCGGTCCTTGTCCTGAAGCCCCGCCTAGGGCTTTTTTGACAAGAAGTCGATAGGTATGGCTTGCCCGCAGGGGTAAGATATGGTTCTGGTGCAGGACCGAATGCTGGCCGTCTCAGGACAGAGGCGTGCCGGTGGCATGATAGGCAACGGGATGGGATAATGGCAATTGCGACCAAGCGCCGCGGGGTGGCGGCGGTGATGAGCCTGGGAGCTGCGACGGTGATGGCCGTGCCGGCCTTGGCGCAGGACGTGCTGGGTGATCTGCCTGTAATAGGCAAGCCGGTGAATGGTGCGATGGGGTTCCAGCCCGCATCGAGCCCGCTGGCCCACGACCAGCAATGGCTGGATCTTTTCGTGCTCTACATCATCGCGGCCGTGACGATCTTTGTCTGTCTTTTGCTGCTGATCTGCATCGTTCGCTATAACAGCCGGGTCAATCCGGTGCCGGCGCGCTTTACCCACAATACTCCGGTCGAAGTGATCTGGACCTTGGTGCCAGTGCTGATTCTGGTGGCGATCGGCGCATTCTCCCTGCCGATCCTGTTCCGCAGCCAGGAAATGCCCAACGATCCCGATCTGGTGATCAAGGCCATCGGCCATCAGTGGTACTGGTCTTATGAATATCCCGACGACGCCATCGCTTTCGATGCGCTGTTGTTGGAGAAAGAGGACTTGGCAGACGCTGGTTACTCCGAGGATGAATATCTGCTGGCCACCGACAACGCGGTCGTGGTTCCGGTCGGCAAGAAGGTTCTGGTGCAGGTGACGGCGACCGATGTGATCCACAGCTGGACCATCCCCGCCTTTGCCGTGAAACAGGACGCCGTGCCGGGCCGTATCGCGCAGCTGTGGTTCTCGGTCGATCAGGAGGGCGTCTATTTCGGCCAGTGCTCCGAGCTTTGCGGCATCAACCATGCCTATATGCCCATCGTCGTGAAGGCGGTCAGCCAAGAGAAATACGACGCATGGCTTGCCGGCGCGAAAGAAGAATTCGCCGCTGACGCCTCGGATTATCTGCCGGCGAAGCCCGTTCAACTGGCTTTGGCAGAGTAAGGTCGGGTCGTGGCCGATATCAACGCATATGAGGGGCCTGCCGAGGCGGGCTTTGGCGATTACGTCGCGCTTCTGAAGCCGCGCGTGATGTCGCTGGTGGTGTTCACGGCCTTTGTCGGCCTGTGGATCGCGCCGGTGCCGGTCAACCCTTTCGTTGCTTTCTGCGCGGTGCTGTTCATCGCGCTGGGGGGCGGTGCGTCGGGCGCCCTCAACATGTGGTATGATGCCGATATCGACGCGGTGATGAAACGCACCGCGGGCCGTCCCGTCCCGTCGGGCCGCGTCACCTCGCAAGAGGCGCTGGGACTGGGTATCGCGTTGTCCGGCCTGTCTGTGATGATGCTGGGGCTGGCGGCGAACTGGTTTGCGGCCGGGTTCCTCGCTTTCACCATCTTTTTCTATGCCGTGATCTATACGATCTGGCTGAAACGCTCGACGCCGCAGAACATCGTCATCGGTGGCGCTGCCGGGGCTTTTCCGCCGATGATCGGCTGGGCTTGCGCCACGGGCGGCATCAGCATCGAATCGCTGCTGATGTTCGCGCTGGTTTTCTTCTGGACGCCGCCGCATTTCTGGGCGCTCGCGCTGTTCATGAAGGATGACTATTCCAAGGCTGGCGTGCCGATGCTGACGGTGACGCATGGCCGCAAGGTGACGCGCCAGCATATCTTTGCCTATACGCTGGTTCTGGCGCCCTTTGCGCTTTGGCTGGGCTTTACCTCGGTCGGCGGGCCGCTTTATCTGGCGGTCGCGGTGGTGCTGAACGTGATGTTCATCGCCGGCGGCTGGCGGATCCTGCGCCGCCGCGAAGAGGACGCCCAAGCCGATGGCTATCGGGTCGAGAAACGTTATTTCCGCCTGTCGCTCTATTACACATTCCTGCATTTTCTGGCGCTGCTGGTGCAGCACTGGCTTGGGGGGTGGTGATGCTGCCGCGTGTCGAACATGAACTGCACAGGCGCAGGCGCAGCCGGAACGTCGGTCTTTTGGTCGTGCTGCTGGCCTTTGTCGCGCTGGTCTTTGGCCTGTCGGTGGTCAAGATCACCCAAGGCGACATGATGCAGGGTTACGATCATCGCCCGCGCAGCTCGATGCTGCCGCAGGATTCTGATCCGCCCGCGCCGAATGCGGCGCCTGTGGCCGCGCCGGGTACTCCGGCAGCCCTGCAGGCCGCAACGCAAGAGGTGGAGCAATGAGCGCGAAGCCAAGGTCGAACGGGCGCACCGTGACGATGCTGGTCGGCGTCGTCGTGCTGATGGGCGCGCTGTCCTGGGCGGCGGTGCCATTCTATTCCTGGTTTTGCCGGGTGACCGGCTTTGCCGGCACCACCAATGTGGCCGAGGCCGCCTCGGACACGGTGCTGGACGAAAAGATCCGGGTGCGTTTCGACTCCAACGTCGATGCCAATCTGGGCTGGACCTTCCGGCCCATGCAGCGCGAAATGGAGCTGCGCATCGGCGAAAACGCCATCGCCTTCTATGAGGCGATCAACAATACCGACGAGCCGGTGACCGGAACCGCCAGCTATAACGTCGCCCCCGATGCCGTTGGCTATTTCTTCAACAAGATCGAGTGCTTCTGCTTTACCGAGCAGACGCTGCAACCGGGTGAGCGGGTCGAAATGCCGGTCAGCTTCTTTGTGGATGCCGATCTGGTCAAGGACCGCGATGCCGGCCGTATCCGCGATATTACCCTGTCCTATACTTTCCATCGGACCGATCCGCCCGCGCCGAAACAGGCGGCGCTGGACGTGAAAACGGAACCGACCGTAAACTGAGCAACAAGAACCAGCAACAGCCGGGAATGCAGCCATGGCCCATGTAAAGAACCACGACTATCAGATTCTGCCGCCATCGATCTGGCCCTTCCTTGGTGCAATCAGCGCCTTCGTGATGCTGACCGGCGCTGTGATGTGGATGAAGGCCGGCGGGCCGTGGCTGTTCCTGATTGGTCTGGCGGGCGTGCTTTATGTGATGTTCGGCTGGTGGTCCGATGTCATCCATGAAGGCGAGACGGGCGAACACACTCCGGTGGTGCGCATCGGCCTGCAATACGGCTTCATCCTGTTCATCATGTCCGAGGTGATGTTCTTCGTCGCCTGGTTCTGGGCCTTCATCAAGAACGCTATGTATCCGATGGGACCGGAAAGCCCGATCAAGGACGGCGTCTGGCCGCCTGAAGGCATCGTCACCTTCGACCCTTGGCACCTGCCGCTGATCAACACGCTGATCCTGCTGCTTTCGGGCGTTGCCGTGACTTGGGCGCACCATGCCTTTGTGCATGAGGGCGACCGCCGGACCACGATCAACGGGCTTATCGTTGCCGTTGTTTTGGGCGTTTGCTTCACCGCGCTTCAGGCCTACGAATACAGCCACGCCGCCTTCGGCATGGCCGACACGGTCTATGCCGGCACCTTCTTCATGGCCACCGGTTTCCACGGTTTCCACGTCATTATCGGCACGGTTTTCCTGTTCGTCTGCCTGATCCGTCTGCTCAAGGGGCAGATGACCCAAAAGCAGCATGTCGGCTTCGAAGCTGCCGCCTGGTACTGGCACTTCGTCGATGTGGTCTGGCTGTTCCTGTTCGTCGTGATCTATATCTGGGGCCGCTGATCCCGACTGAAATTTCTACGGCGCGGGAGCAGATGTT
Coding sequences within:
- the tldD gene encoding metalloprotease TldD, which produces MTDASFSPFRTHLDQDRALRILRDALTGADDGELFLERSRSEALVFDDGRLRTASYDAEQGFGLRAVRGEVTGYAHSTEIDEASLAKAAETVRLAVGAGGGTLALPPQGDIRALYAAIDPAEEVPFAARIAVLREIDAFARGLDPRVVQVSASIATSVQEVAILRAEGGLATDFRPMARINISVIVESNTRRESGTAGGGGRIGLAGLVAPEHWQGLVREALRIALVNLRSVPAPAGVMDVVLGPGWPGILLHEAVGHGLEGDFNRKGHSAFAGLLGQRVAAPGVTVVDDGTIPDRRGSISVDDEGTPPARNTLIEDGILVGYMQDRQNARLMGVTPTGNGRRQSHAHAPMPRMTNTFMLAGSEDPASILAGLEDGIYAVGFGGGQVDITNGKFVFSCTEAYRVKNGQVGDPIRGATLIGDGATALGQIRAIGNDLSLDPGIGNCGKQGQWVPVGVGLPTLRIGGLTIGGSAS
- the coxB gene encoding cytochrome c oxidase subunit II — protein: MAIATKRRGVAAVMSLGAATVMAVPALAQDVLGDLPVIGKPVNGAMGFQPASSPLAHDQQWLDLFVLYIIAAVTIFVCLLLLICIVRYNSRVNPVPARFTHNTPVEVIWTLVPVLILVAIGAFSLPILFRSQEMPNDPDLVIKAIGHQWYWSYEYPDDAIAFDALLLEKEDLADAGYSEDEYLLATDNAVVVPVGKKVLVQVTATDVIHSWTIPAFAVKQDAVPGRIAQLWFSVDQEGVYFGQCSELCGINHAYMPIVVKAVSQEKYDAWLAGAKEEFAADASDYLPAKPVQLALAE
- the cyoE gene encoding heme o synthase, giving the protein MADINAYEGPAEAGFGDYVALLKPRVMSLVVFTAFVGLWIAPVPVNPFVAFCAVLFIALGGGASGALNMWYDADIDAVMKRTAGRPVPSGRVTSQEALGLGIALSGLSVMMLGLAANWFAAGFLAFTIFFYAVIYTIWLKRSTPQNIVIGGAAGAFPPMIGWACATGGISIESLLMFALVFFWTPPHFWALALFMKDDYSKAGVPMLTVTHGRKVTRQHIFAYTLVLAPFALWLGFTSVGGPLYLAVAVVLNVMFIAGGWRILRRREEDAQADGYRVEKRYFRLSLYYTFLHFLALLVQHWLGGW
- a CDS encoding cytochrome c oxidase assembly protein; its protein translation is MSAKPRSNGRTVTMLVGVVVLMGALSWAAVPFYSWFCRVTGFAGTTNVAEAASDTVLDEKIRVRFDSNVDANLGWTFRPMQREMELRIGENAIAFYEAINNTDEPVTGTASYNVAPDAVGYFFNKIECFCFTEQTLQPGERVEMPVSFFVDADLVKDRDAGRIRDITLSYTFHRTDPPAPKQAALDVKTEPTVN
- a CDS encoding cytochrome c oxidase subunit 3 yields the protein MAHVKNHDYQILPPSIWPFLGAISAFVMLTGAVMWMKAGGPWLFLIGLAGVLYVMFGWWSDVIHEGETGEHTPVVRIGLQYGFILFIMSEVMFFVAWFWAFIKNAMYPMGPESPIKDGVWPPEGIVTFDPWHLPLINTLILLLSGVAVTWAHHAFVHEGDRRTTINGLIVAVVLGVCFTALQAYEYSHAAFGMADTVYAGTFFMATGFHGFHVIIGTVFLFVCLIRLLKGQMTQKQHVGFEAAAWYWHFVDVVWLFLFVVIYIWGR